Proteins encoded in a region of the Xylocopa sonorina isolate GNS202 chromosome 1, iyXylSono1_principal, whole genome shotgun sequence genome:
- the Nd-b12 gene encoding NADH dehydrogenase [ubiquinone] 1 beta subcomplex subunit 3, with product MGGHRPIPCKIPSPDIYKVENVPQLLKCQQKLAEIGLKDPWLRNMVWHYHEKSMFRRALRHLRGIPSGVGFFLITIAVENYFGISYEPRHDEDH from the coding sequence ATGGGTGGACACCGCCCGATACCGTGTAAAATACCCAGTCCTGATATATACAAGGTAGAAAATGTACCACAACTTCTGAAGTGTCAGCAAAAATTAGCTGAGATAGGATTGAAAGATCCTTGGTTAAGAAACATGGTGTGGCATTATCATGAAAAGAGTATGTTTCGCAGAGCTTTAAGACACCTAAGAGGTATCCCAAGTGGAGTTGGTTTCTTTTTAATAACAATAGCTGTAGAAAATTATTTTGGGATTAGTTACGAACCGAGACATGATGAAGATCATTAA
- the LOC143423900 gene encoding uncharacterized protein LOC143423900, with protein sequence MQDRIFDVIDLNAEIEKARNTLEQADIAFQRHATKFDNTDSCEDLSSKKFLNMDISSEKQAPKSIKFIKIPNVDIVPYLPQPTRARQDRTMLIDTNDISDPLKTVALLPLKRKFSTKKKTVTF encoded by the exons ATGCAG GATCGTATCTTCGATGTGATCGATTTGAACGCTGAAATCGAGAAAGCAAGGAACACGTTGGAACAGgcggatatcgcttttcaacggCACGCAACAAAATTCGATAACACGGATAGCTGCGAAGATTTGTCGTCGAAAAAGTTCCTCAACATGGACATTTCGTCAGAAAAACAAGCGCCCAAATCTATAAAATTTATAAAGATTCCTAACGTGGATATAGTGCCGTATCTTCCACAGCCTACGAGAGCACGGCAAGATAGAACCATGTTAATAGACACAAATGATATTTCGGATCCACTGAAAACAGTTGCGTTGCTGCCACTGAAGAGAAAATTCTCGACGAAAAAGAAAACTGTCACATTTTAA
- the LOC143422899 gene encoding uncharacterized protein LOC143422899 encodes MSRPILSRPRTRVYGCNYDKGESYYKPMVDHLDRKYSGRPLFSEPRNSLADEIAARRGDIGARDLSSPRNSSLGRDLDLELDPSIRTPQLPLPLSSLATDNLFPEDEDIVYDSRGQRSRRRFAENFANNVAATTQHLKSKLANIGLDDEVDAILGKPRLLRQEQDQLKSSLSSARQEMKSISEGTEAMFKRRSKLFDEIDRMEEKPILTKWSKLINDEENLIPSAAATRAKQTKARLDDLETEMEELAERQAKRERRAAALKALINENMADTENLQAQSLLSKKISIRERTEKHAF; translated from the exons ATGTCGAGGCCAATTCTTAGCAGGCCGCGCACACGTGTGTACGGATGCAACTATGACAAAGGGGAGTCGTATTACAAACCGATGGTTGACCACTTAGACCGAAAGTACAGCGGTCGGCCATTATTCTCTGAGCCGAGAAACTCGTTAGCCGACGAAATTGCAGCCAGACGCGGCGACATCG GCGCACGTGACCTCTCCAGTCCTCGCAACAGTTCCCTTGGGCGTGACCTTGACCTCGAATTAGATCCCTCCATTCGGACACCCCAATTACCACTACCACTATCCTCTTTGGCTACCGACAACCTGTTTCCCGAAGATGAGGATATTGTCTACGACAGCCGTGGTCAACGTAGTCGACGTCGATTCGCTGAAAATTTTGCCAACAACGTGGCCGCGACAACTCAGCATTTGAAATCAAAGTTGGCCAATATCGGGTTGGACGATGAGGTCGACGCTATATTGGGGAAACCGCGGCTTCTACGGCAGGAGCAGGATCAGCTGAAAAGTTCTCTGAGCTCGGCTAGACAAGAGATGAAGTCGATTAGCGAGGGGACTGAGGCGATGTTCAAAAGGCGTTCAAAGCTATTCGACGAGATCGATCGTATGGAGGAAAAACCGATACTCACGAAATGGTCGAAGCTGATTAACGACGAGGAGAATTTGATACCAAGCGCCGCTGCAACAAGGGCCAAACAGACGAAGGCCCGTTTGGACGATCTCGAGACCGAGATGGAAGAGCTCGCTGAAAGACAAGCGAAAAGGGAACGTAGAGCGGCTGCTCTCAAGGCTTTGATCAACGAGAACATGGCTGACACGGAGAATCTCCAAGCGCAGTCCCTTCTCAGCAAAAAAATCTCCATTCGCGAACGCACCGAGAAACACGCCTTTTAA